DNA sequence from the Selenomonas timonae genome:
TCGCACAGATGGCGGGCTCGATTGGACGCTCCATGTCCCCCGTCGCGGGTGCGGCACTCGTCTGCGCGGGACTTGCCAAGGTCAGCCCGATGGAGCTGTCGAAGCGCAACGCGCTCCCGATGCTGCTCGCCACGATTACCTTTATGATTGTTCTCTTCCTCGGAAAGTAGGCAGCCATGATTGACAAAAAGCGTGTACTGGACGAATTTTTCGAACTGGTTTCCATCCGCTGCTCCACGCTTGACGAGCGTGAGATCGCCGATCTGCTGACAGCGCGTCTGCGTGACCTCGGTGCGGCGGAGATTCACGAGGACGGCGCGGGCAAGGCACTCGGCGGAAACACGGGCAATATCGTCGCGAACTTCAAGGGCACCGTCGCGGATGTCCCTACCGTCATGCTGACGGCGCACATGGACTGCGTCGAGCCGTGCGCAAATATCAAGCCAATCCTCAAGGACGGTGTCATTCGCTCCGACGGCACGACCATCCTCGGTGCGGACGACAAGGCAGGTGTGGTCGCCATCCTCGAAACACTGCGCTGTCTGAAGGAACATGACATCCCACACGGCAATCTCCAAATTGTATTTACCGTTGCCGAGGAGGGTGGTGTCAACGGCTCGCGCTGCCTCGACGCATCGCTCCTCACCGCCGATTTTGGCTACACGCTCGACACGCACGGACACGCAGGCACGGCAGCGTTCAAAGCCCCCGGCAAGAATCAGCTTGCCGTGCGCATCGTGG
Encoded proteins:
- a CDS encoding M20/M25/M40 family metallo-hydrolase: MIDKKRVLDEFFELVSIRCSTLDEREIADLLTARLRDLGAAEIHEDGAGKALGGNTGNIVANFKGTVADVPTVMLTAHMDCVEPCANIKPILKDGVIRSDGTTILGADDKAGVVAILETLRCLKEHDIPHGNLQIVFTVAEEGGVNGSRCLDASLLTADFGYTLDTHGHAGTAAFKAPGKNQLAVRIVGKAAHAGIDPDAGRNAITAAGKVLTAVPQGRIDEETTCNVGKIEGGTATNVVAEFCTLNFETRSRDKAKLDALTQRMVDSVNAALDGTGCRAEIHIKKDYDPYELPPDALPIQYLRRTAEKLGFPVVLEEEGGGSDANHFNAYGVPTTVLGVGMTDCHTKEESIRERDLYEAAELTLAIVREIAEKG